Genomic DNA from Peribacillus simplex:
CATCCGGTCACCGTTTTTCAACCAGATTTTCGGATTCCGTCCCATTCCAACGCCAGGTGGCGTACCAGTTGCAATCAAATCACCTGGCATTAGTGTCATGGACTGTGATAAAAATGATATGATTTTCGGAACCGTAAAAATTAGGTTGCTTGTATTTGAATCCTGCATAATTTCACCGTTTAATTCAAGCGAAATCGCTAGATTGTGGGGGTCACCCACTTCATCTTGCGTCACGATAAACGGACCAAATGGCGCAAATGTGTCCGCCGTTTTGCCTCTCGACCACTGGCCATCCTGAAATTGCAGGTCTCGGGCGCTAATATCATTCATAATTGTATAGCCAAAGATGTAGTCATTCGCCTCTTCTTCTGATACATGTTTCGCTTCTCTTCCAATGACAAACGCAAGCTCTGCTTCAAAGTCGACCGCGGTTGAATTAATGGGAATTTCAATCGCATCATGATGGCCGGCAATGGCATTCGCATATTTTGAAAAAATGACCGGTGATTCAGGGGGCTCCATCCCCGTTTCCCTTGCAATGATCAAAATAGTTAAGTCCTACGCAAATGATTTTATCCGGCTTTGCGATTGGCGGCAGGATTTTTACTTCTGACAGATCGAATATTGCATCGTCATTAACCCGTTGCTCAATTAACTGTTCAGCACGTGTTCTCAACTTGCTGCTTCGTTCTATGAATTTTTTCATGCAAGCTGGAAATTCTTCTGGACCAAGAGCCGTTAAACTAATAATTTGATCATTTTTAACAAGACCGATGTGTTGTTCGGTTTGTACGGAAAAAGTCGCTAATTTCATA
This window encodes:
- a CDS encoding fumarylacetoacetate hydrolase family protein, with the translated sequence MEPPESPVIFSKYANAIAGHHDAIEIPINSTAVDFEAELAFVIGREAKHVSEEEANDYIFGYTIMNDISARDLQFQDGQWSRGKTADTFAPFGPFIVTQDEVGDPHNLAISLELNGEIMQDSNTSNLIFTVPKIISFLSQSMTLMPGDLIATGTPPGVGMGRNPKIWLKNGDRMNVSIEKIGTLSNHVIA